From one Bacillus sp. FJAT-42376 genomic stretch:
- a CDS encoding MFS transporter, which produces MADSNKLNLLALSSVPLVMTLGNSMLIPVLPAIEKELGITSFQVSLIITVYSIVAILLIPLAGYLSDRIGRKTVMVPCLIIAGAGGALSAWASTNSGNPFLWILAGRILQGIGSAGAAPVVIPLIGDLFDDDEKISSGLGLIETANTAGKVLSPIIGAFLASFVWYLPFWFIPFFSIIGVLLVFFMVKVPKKEKEAQSLKEFLKCVKDIFKKSGRWLYAIFAIGGIIMLVLFGILFYLSDTLEKKYGIDGVAKGFMLAIPLLALSVSSFIAGKVIGSKKHLMKVLIVMGMALLAVSFVAIRLQHSFAFLIVFLVLSGIGIGVALPSLDALITEGIEKEHRGTITSFYSSMRFIGVAAGPPLYAAIMPRSEHWIYYVSIGFSFTAMLIGMFFIRPQEKSGQPSKLKAT; this is translated from the coding sequence ATGGCAGATTCAAATAAGCTGAATTTATTGGCACTGTCCTCAGTGCCGCTCGTTATGACGCTCGGTAATTCTATGCTGATCCCCGTTCTTCCAGCTATAGAAAAAGAGCTGGGAATCACCTCTTTCCAGGTTTCATTGATTATTACGGTTTATTCGATTGTCGCCATTCTTTTGATTCCGCTTGCCGGGTACTTGTCAGACCGGATTGGAAGAAAAACAGTTATGGTTCCCTGCCTGATCATTGCCGGTGCGGGAGGAGCCCTGTCGGCCTGGGCTTCCACCAATTCGGGGAATCCATTCTTGTGGATTCTTGCAGGGAGGATTCTTCAGGGGATAGGTTCTGCGGGTGCGGCACCTGTTGTCATACCTCTGATTGGTGATCTATTTGATGATGATGAAAAAATCAGCTCTGGACTTGGCTTAATTGAAACAGCCAATACAGCCGGTAAAGTGCTGAGTCCGATTATCGGGGCATTTTTAGCAAGCTTTGTCTGGTATTTGCCGTTTTGGTTTATTCCGTTTTTCAGTATCATCGGAGTTCTTCTCGTATTTTTTATGGTGAAAGTACCAAAAAAAGAAAAGGAAGCACAGTCCTTGAAAGAGTTTTTAAAATGCGTGAAGGACATTTTTAAGAAAAGCGGCAGGTGGCTGTATGCCATCTTTGCCATTGGCGGAATTATCATGCTTGTTTTATTTGGAATTCTTTTTTATTTGTCCGATACGCTAGAGAAAAAGTATGGAATCGACGGAGTGGCAAAAGGGTTTATGCTCGCAATTCCGCTGCTTGCTTTATCCGTTAGTTCCTTTATCGCAGGAAAGGTGATAGGCAGTAAGAAGCATTTAATGAAGGTGCTGATCGTGATGGGAATGGCGCTTCTTGCTGTTTCTTTTGTAGCAATCCGTTTGCAGCATTCGTTTGCGTTTCTGATTGTATTTCTCGTGCTCAGCGGAATTGGAATCGGAGTGGCGCTCCCGTCACTCGATGCACTCATTACAGAGGGGATTGAAAAGGAGCACAGGGGAACGATCACGTCATTTTACAGCTCTATGCGGTTTATCGGTGTCGCTGCCGGACCTCCTCTCTATGCGGCCATTATGCCAAGATCGGAACATTGGATTTATTACGTATCGATCGGATTCAGTTTTACCGCCATGCTGATTGGCATGTTTTTTATCAGACCCCAGGAAAAAAGCGGACAGCCATCCAAGCTGAAAGCAACGTAG
- a CDS encoding MMPL family transporter, with translation MMRGIIKLRWVLLALWVAAAGVLMATAPNMGDLVAEKGQISVPDGYSSSVAGDLLEEQSSNSGAALALVFHDDKKLSETAKNEMKKAVEDLKQNKKELGIQSITTHFDNKELEKQMVSSDGKTILAAVSLEDSKKPVADVAERIKKQISRYKVDSYMTGSELIDKDVVDSSQEGLKKTEYITVAFILVVLILVFRSLVAPIIPLITVGVAYMVSQAAVSYFVEYFNFPLSTFTQIFMVAVMFGIGTDYCILLLSRFKEELGHGEDKTEAIIKTFKTAGRTVIFSGLAVFAGFASIAFAEFKLYQSAVAVAVGIAFLIIALITIVPFFMMVLGNNLFWPLKGNIKHSESRSWEWAGKFSFKRPVIALLIIAAIIAPALLQYNGSLSFNSLDEIGDQYESVKAFNIISDSFGPGESLPATIVIKDDQPLNRKETLATIEKISGDLDQIDDVDKVRSATRPLGDQIKDLEVASQAEELGNGIEKGNDGIKKIGEGLNQASEQLAGSEPKLKEATSGIDQLIKGSNDLKNGVGEVEKALKQIEKGMNQGSSGSLEIKKQVDSAKKNVDQLIAGSGAVLSGYKEAEKQLGELSKGLTAVDKGVKGSQAAIAGLKDPLNRLAANPAYPNIQNDPDYQVVYGSILGLEKGLSELSGASEKLAAGLQAALPQIKKANDGLSAVNNGQKQFQNGLGQLSDGLGQLSDGLAAASNGQNQVIRQLPKLSEGAGMLADGQSELKNGLNPFSSQLGSLTKGLDDSVNGLTQVSGGLNEAESYLEGLSRSGADGFYLPDEVLKNDEFQQVFNEYMSEDKTLTTMDVVLKVNPYSNEALSKMNEVEDTVKRAVKGTSLENATVGVSGVTSTYADLKQISDADYNRTVLFMISAILIILAILLRSFVMPIYLVGSLLITYYSASAISEWIFVDLLGYDGINWAVPFFGFVILMALGIDYSIFLMDRFNEYKDLDVKSAMITAMKNMGTVIISAAVILAGTFAAMLPSGVLSLLQIATLVLTGLILYAFVILPIFVPVMVRTFDKANWWPFMGKRNQE, from the coding sequence ATGATGAGAGGGATAATTAAGTTAAGATGGGTATTGCTGGCATTATGGGTTGCGGCTGCAGGCGTTCTTATGGCAACAGCACCAAACATGGGAGACCTTGTGGCAGAAAAAGGGCAAATTTCAGTTCCGGATGGCTACTCTTCCTCTGTAGCAGGAGATTTGCTTGAAGAGCAGTCTTCAAATAGCGGGGCTGCTCTGGCACTTGTTTTCCATGATGATAAAAAGCTGAGCGAGACGGCAAAAAACGAAATGAAAAAAGCCGTAGAAGATCTTAAACAAAATAAGAAGGAACTCGGCATCCAGTCGATTACCACTCATTTTGATAACAAAGAGCTTGAAAAGCAGATGGTGTCATCAGACGGGAAAACCATCCTTGCAGCCGTCTCGTTGGAAGACAGCAAAAAGCCGGTTGCGGATGTTGCGGAAAGAATTAAAAAGCAAATTAGCCGCTACAAAGTGGATTCTTATATGACTGGGAGCGAGCTGATAGATAAAGATGTCGTAGACAGTTCGCAGGAAGGGCTTAAGAAGACGGAATATATTACGGTTGCGTTTATTCTTGTTGTCCTGATTCTTGTATTCCGATCCCTGGTGGCGCCGATTATTCCCCTGATAACCGTCGGAGTTGCCTATATGGTCAGTCAGGCAGCTGTGTCGTATTTTGTGGAGTATTTTAATTTTCCTCTTTCTACTTTCACGCAGATCTTTATGGTCGCGGTAATGTTCGGAATCGGGACAGATTATTGCATTCTGCTTTTGAGCCGGTTCAAAGAAGAGCTTGGACACGGGGAAGATAAAACGGAAGCCATTATCAAAACCTTTAAAACGGCAGGCAGAACCGTTATTTTCAGCGGTCTTGCTGTTTTTGCGGGATTTGCCTCTATTGCCTTTGCAGAATTTAAACTTTATCAGTCTGCGGTTGCAGTTGCGGTTGGGATTGCGTTCCTTATTATTGCCCTCATAACAATCGTTCCATTTTTTATGATGGTGCTCGGAAACAATCTATTCTGGCCGTTAAAAGGCAATATTAAACATTCTGAAAGCCGTTCATGGGAATGGGCCGGAAAATTTTCATTTAAAAGGCCAGTTATTGCTCTGCTGATTATCGCTGCCATTATAGCACCGGCACTTCTTCAATATAATGGAAGCTTATCTTTCAATTCACTCGATGAAATTGGAGATCAATACGAGTCTGTCAAGGCATTTAACATTATTTCCGATAGTTTTGGCCCAGGTGAATCCCTTCCTGCCACGATTGTGATCAAAGATGATCAGCCGCTCAACAGGAAGGAAACACTCGCGACGATTGAAAAAATAAGCGGGGACCTGGATCAGATTGACGATGTGGATAAAGTAAGAAGTGCAACCCGCCCTCTTGGAGATCAAATAAAGGATCTGGAAGTGGCCAGTCAGGCAGAAGAACTTGGCAATGGAATCGAAAAAGGAAATGACGGAATTAAAAAAATCGGGGAAGGCCTGAATCAGGCTTCCGAACAGCTTGCAGGATCAGAACCGAAGCTGAAGGAGGCAACGTCCGGGATTGACCAGCTTATAAAAGGTTCAAACGACCTTAAAAATGGGGTCGGCGAAGTAGAAAAAGCCTTGAAACAAATAGAAAAAGGGATGAATCAAGGTTCATCCGGTTCCCTGGAAATCAAAAAACAAGTAGATTCGGCTAAAAAGAATGTCGATCAGCTGATTGCTGGAAGCGGCGCAGTACTCTCGGGATATAAAGAAGCTGAAAAACAGCTTGGCGAGCTTTCGAAAGGTTTAACAGCGGTCGATAAAGGAGTAAAAGGTTCTCAGGCTGCCATAGCCGGACTAAAAGATCCGCTGAATAGACTCGCAGCCAACCCCGCCTATCCAAATATTCAAAATGATCCGGATTATCAAGTCGTTTACGGAAGCATTTTAGGACTTGAAAAGGGACTTTCTGAGCTATCCGGGGCTTCGGAAAAGCTGGCAGCGGGATTGCAAGCAGCTCTGCCGCAGATTAAAAAGGCGAATGACGGGCTGTCTGCAGTAAATAACGGGCAGAAACAGTTCCAAAATGGACTTGGCCAGCTTTCTGATGGATTAGGCCAGCTTTCTGATGGACTGGCGGCTGCCTCAAATGGTCAAAATCAAGTCATTCGCCAGCTTCCTAAACTTTCAGAGGGAGCAGGCATGCTTGCGGATGGGCAGTCAGAGTTGAAAAATGGGCTGAATCCATTCTCATCGCAGCTCGGTTCACTCACAAAAGGGCTTGATGACAGTGTCAACGGGCTGACGCAAGTCTCCGGCGGCCTGAACGAAGCTGAATCGTATCTGGAAGGTCTCAGCCGCTCCGGTGCAGACGGGTTCTACTTGCCGGATGAGGTTTTAAAGAACGATGAGTTTCAGCAAGTTTTTAATGAATACATGTCAGAAGATAAAACCCTCACAACCATGGATGTGGTTTTGAAAGTGAATCCGTATTCCAATGAAGCGCTCTCGAAAATGAATGAAGTGGAAGACACAGTAAAAAGAGCAGTCAAAGGAACGTCGCTTGAAAATGCGACAGTGGGTGTATCAGGTGTAACAAGCACTTATGCGGATTTAAAGCAGATTTCGGACGCTGATTACAACCGTACTGTGTTGTTCATGATCTCTGCGATTTTGATCATCCTCGCGATTCTGTTAAGATCGTTTGTCATGCCGATCTATCTTGTAGGGTCGCTTTTGATCACGTATTACTCTGCGAGTGCAATTTCCGAGTGGATATTTGTGGATCTCTTAGGATATGACGGAATCAACTGGGCTGTCCCTTTCTTCGGATTTGTCATTTTAATGGCATTGGGAATCGATTATTCCATATTCCTGATGGACCGGTTTAACGAGTATAAAGATCTTGACGTAAAGTCCGCCATGATTACGGCGATGAAAAACATGGGAACCGTCATTATATCCGCTGCGGTGATTCTTGCCGGAACCTTTGCTGCCATGCTTCCATCCGGCGTGCTGTCCCTCCTTCAAATTGCAACGCTCGTATTGACGGGACTCATATTATACGCGTTTGTCATTTTGCCGATCTTTGTTCCGGTTATGGTGAGAACGTTCGACAAAGCGAACTGGTGGCCATTTATGGGCAAACGGAATCAAGAGTAA
- a CDS encoding MarR family transcriptional regulator, translating into MDGDKVKAFIHRYEEVYFFAAKRVTAIVTEKVLEDITIEQYQILRYITMFPNCQATMLAEMCGVNKSAISAMIERLVQKGFVERMRDEKDRRNVFLESTAKGRGVYEKGEQQIQKFVSSYLTELSEEEIDTFLTVFEKISASMAMKERGNER; encoded by the coding sequence ATGGATGGTGATAAAGTTAAAGCTTTCATACATAGGTATGAAGAGGTTTATTTCTTTGCAGCAAAAAGAGTCACAGCGATCGTGACAGAAAAGGTGCTAGAAGACATAACAATTGAGCAGTACCAAATTCTCCGCTACATCACCATGTTTCCGAACTGTCAGGCCACGATGCTTGCAGAGATGTGCGGAGTCAATAAGAGCGCTATCTCAGCCATGATAGAGAGGCTTGTTCAGAAAGGCTTTGTAGAACGGATGCGGGATGAAAAAGACCGCCGAAATGTTTTTCTTGAAAGCACGGCCAAAGGACGCGGTGTATACGAAAAAGGAGAGCAGCAAATCCAAAAATTCGTTTCAAGTTATTTAACCGAGCTTTCTGAAGAGGAAATTGATACCTTTTTGACCGTGTTTGAAAAAATCTCAGCCAGCATGGCGATGAAAGAGCGGGGAAATGAGCGATGA
- a CDS encoding ABC transporter permease, which yields MKIISRYMNLVIPVIAVILGLLIGAVVMLVSGYDPVLGYAALWNGIFGDPYNIGDTIRLMTPYILTGLAVAFAFKTGLFNIGVEGQVLVGWLASVWVGLAFDLPKIIHLPLAVAAAGLAGALWGFIPGFLKARFRVHEVIVTIMMNYIALYATNAIIQSVLTKGSDTTKEIAATASLRSDTFEAITNYSRMHYGILIALIAAFIMWFLLERTTKGYELRAVGFNQDAAHYAGMNVNRNIILSMVISGAFAGIAGSMEGLGTFQYASVKAGFTGIGFDGIAVALLGGNTAIGVIFAAFLFGGLKVGALNMPLEANVPNELVEIVIALIIFFVASSYFIRWFLLRFKKGEK from the coding sequence ATGAAAATCATCAGCCGTTATATGAATTTAGTAATACCGGTTATTGCCGTCATCCTTGGCCTGCTTATCGGAGCTGTCGTCATGCTTGTAAGCGGCTATGATCCGGTTCTTGGATATGCTGCACTTTGGAACGGAATTTTTGGGGATCCTTACAATATCGGGGATACAATCCGTCTTATGACCCCTTATATATTGACGGGACTGGCTGTAGCCTTTGCCTTTAAAACGGGTCTGTTTAATATCGGGGTCGAAGGCCAGGTTCTTGTGGGATGGCTTGCCTCCGTCTGGGTAGGATTGGCTTTTGATCTGCCAAAAATCATCCATTTGCCGCTAGCAGTTGCTGCAGCCGGTTTAGCGGGAGCTTTATGGGGATTTATCCCGGGATTTTTAAAAGCACGTTTCCGTGTTCATGAAGTCATCGTCACCATCATGATGAACTACATTGCTTTATATGCAACAAATGCAATTATTCAATCGGTCTTAACAAAAGGAAGCGATACAACGAAAGAAATTGCGGCTACTGCGAGTCTGCGCTCTGACACGTTTGAAGCGATCACGAACTATTCGAGAATGCATTACGGAATTCTTATTGCCTTGATTGCTGCATTTATTATGTGGTTTTTGCTTGAGCGCACGACTAAAGGGTATGAGCTCCGTGCCGTTGGATTCAATCAGGATGCTGCTCATTATGCAGGGATGAACGTGAACCGCAATATTATCCTTTCGATGGTCATTTCAGGAGCTTTCGCTGGAATCGCCGGTTCGATGGAAGGACTGGGAACTTTCCAATATGCATCCGTTAAAGCCGGATTCACCGGAATCGGGTTTGATGGAATCGCAGTCGCTCTTCTTGGCGGAAATACAGCAATTGGCGTTATATTTGCCGCGTTCCTCTTCGGGGGGTTAAAGGTCGGGGCGCTGAATATGCCTCTTGAAGCAAATGTTCCAAACGAGCTGGTTGAAATCGTCATTGCTCTAATCATATTCTTTGTTGCATCCAGTTACTTTATCCGCTGGTTTTTGCTTAGGTTCAAAAAGGGGGAGAAATAA
- a CDS encoding BMP family protein yields MKMKKWGLALSAVLAAGTILGACGNKSAETGGKASDFTVAMVTDVGGVDDKSFNQSAWEGIQKFGEENNMEKGNKGFNYLQSKNDGDYVTNLNTLVRQKYDLIYGIGYKLQPAIQEIADQQKKTNFAIVDSVVEKDNVASIVFKENEGSFLVGVVAGLTTKTNKIGFVGGMEGELIGKFEAGFVEGVKAANPKATVDVQYAGAFDKADKGKAIASSMYGSGADIIYHAAGATGNGVFSEAIDLKKKDPSRELYVIGVDKDQSEEGKGKDKDGKEFNITLTSMVKRVDVAVKDLAEKAKNNEFPGGKVISYGLDQDAISVAKGDNVSEDVMKKVEEYKEKISKGEIEVPTAPAK; encoded by the coding sequence ATGAAAATGAAAAAATGGGGTTTAGCTCTATCAGCAGTTCTGGCTGCCGGTACAATTCTTGGTGCTTGCGGCAATAAATCAGCTGAAACAGGCGGAAAAGCAAGCGATTTCACCGTAGCAATGGTAACGGATGTAGGCGGAGTAGATGATAAATCATTTAACCAGTCTGCATGGGAAGGCATTCAAAAATTCGGTGAAGAAAACAACATGGAAAAAGGAAATAAAGGGTTTAACTATCTTCAATCCAAAAACGATGGTGACTATGTGACCAACCTGAATACATTGGTTCGCCAAAAATATGATCTCATTTACGGAATCGGCTACAAGCTGCAGCCTGCCATTCAGGAGATTGCGGATCAGCAAAAGAAAACGAATTTTGCAATCGTTGACAGTGTCGTAGAAAAAGATAACGTAGCAAGCATCGTTTTTAAAGAGAATGAAGGTTCTTTCCTTGTTGGAGTTGTAGCAGGCCTGACAACAAAAACAAATAAAATTGGTTTTGTCGGAGGAATGGAAGGCGAACTTATCGGCAAATTCGAAGCTGGATTTGTTGAAGGTGTAAAAGCAGCCAACCCTAAAGCAACAGTAGATGTGCAGTACGCAGGAGCATTTGATAAAGCGGATAAAGGAAAAGCCATTGCTTCTTCTATGTACGGATCGGGAGCAGACATCATTTATCACGCAGCCGGCGCGACTGGAAACGGTGTATTCTCAGAAGCGATCGATCTGAAGAAAAAAGATCCTTCCCGCGAGCTTTATGTAATCGGTGTGGATAAAGACCAAAGCGAAGAAGGAAAAGGGAAAGACAAAGACGGCAAAGAATTCAACATCACGTTAACCTCCATGGTTAAACGCGTTGATGTAGCAGTGAAAGACCTTGCTGAAAAAGCGAAAAACAATGAATTCCCTGGCGGAAAAGTAATCAGCTACGGATTGGATCAAGATGCCATCAGCGTAGCAAAGGGCGACAACGTCTCTGAAGATGTTATGAAAAAAGTAGAAGAATACAAAGAAAAGATCAGCAAGGGCGAAATCGAAGTTCCAACTGCTCCTGCAAAATAA
- a CDS encoding GntR family transcriptional regulator has protein sequence MSIKSDNRHLYLQVIDRIKEDIKNGAYKEREKLPSEFDLAKNLGVSRATLREALRILEEENVIIRRHGVGTFVNTIPLFSSGIEQLNSVTAMIRQGGKTPGTIFLSSSVTGARDEEIQRFGLLEDEEIFQMERVRTANGEPVVYCLDKIPGKLLPKDMIHDSESLFELLESETDSKIGHAITAIEPIGYHEKISPLLNCEPETSLLLLKQLHYDQQDRAVLYSLNYFRADMFSFHVVRKRN, from the coding sequence ATGAGCATTAAATCAGACAATCGGCATCTGTACTTGCAGGTGATAGATCGAATTAAAGAAGATATTAAAAATGGTGCCTATAAAGAAAGAGAAAAGCTTCCGTCTGAATTTGACCTGGCGAAAAATTTAGGAGTCAGCAGGGCCACGTTGAGAGAAGCACTTCGTATTCTGGAAGAGGAAAACGTCATCATAAGACGCCATGGAGTTGGAACTTTTGTAAATACCATTCCGTTGTTCAGTTCTGGAATTGAGCAGCTCAACAGTGTGACAGCGATGATCAGACAAGGGGGCAAAACACCCGGAACCATCTTCCTGTCGTCCTCTGTCACAGGTGCAAGAGATGAAGAGATTCAGAGATTTGGCCTGCTGGAAGATGAAGAGATCTTTCAAATGGAACGCGTGCGGACGGCCAATGGAGAACCGGTTGTATACTGTCTGGATAAAATCCCCGGAAAGCTGTTGCCTAAAGACATGATCCACGACAGTGAATCTTTGTTTGAACTTCTCGAGAGCGAAACCGACAGCAAAATCGGCCATGCGATCACAGCCATTGAACCGATTGGCTATCATGAAAAAATTTCTCCGCTATTAAACTGCGAACCTGAAACATCATTGCTGCTCCTTAAGCAGCTTCATTATGATCAGCAGGACCGCGCTGTCCTTTATTCACTTAACTATTTTAGAGCCGATATGTTTTCCTTCCATGTTGTGAGAAAAAGAAATTAA
- a CDS encoding ABC transporter ATP-binding protein: MDYVIEMLGIRKEFPGIVANNNITLQVEKGEIHALLGENGAGKSTLMNVLFGLYQPEKGEIRVKGQKVDITNPNIANDLGIGMVHQHFMLVNNFTVTENIILGNEPSKMGKTNLKEAEQQVREISEKYGLAVDPQAKISDISVGMQQRVEILKTLYRGAEILIFDEPTAVLTPQEIKELISIMKALIKEGKSIILITHKLKEIMEVCHKVTVIRKGEGIGTVLVSETNPNELASLMVGREVLFTTAKTPAVPKDTVLEVKDLVVKDSRQVTAIDSLSLNVKAGEIVGIAGVDGNGQTELIEAITGLRKHESGSILLNGKEISRLNPRKVAESGVGHIPQDRHKHGLVLDFSIGENMVLQTYYQKPFSKTGILKFKEIFKKAEKLIEEFDVRTPSSTTPARALSGGNQQKAIIGREVDRDPDLLIAAQPTRGLDVGAIEFIHRRLIEQRDKGKGILLVSFELDEIMNVSDRIAVLYEGKIVAIVKPEETTEQELGLLMAGSKLKGKGVTS, encoded by the coding sequence ATGGATTATGTAATCGAAATGCTTGGAATCCGCAAAGAGTTTCCCGGAATTGTCGCGAACAATAATATCACCCTGCAAGTGGAAAAAGGGGAGATACATGCTTTACTCGGTGAGAACGGCGCGGGCAAGTCGACGCTTATGAATGTACTTTTCGGTTTATATCAGCCGGAAAAAGGAGAAATCCGGGTTAAGGGCCAGAAAGTGGATATTACTAATCCTAATATAGCAAATGATCTCGGAATAGGTATGGTACATCAACATTTCATGCTTGTCAACAATTTTACTGTTACCGAAAACATTATATTAGGAAATGAACCATCTAAGATGGGGAAAACGAATTTAAAAGAAGCAGAACAGCAGGTCCGGGAAATTTCCGAAAAATACGGATTAGCCGTAGATCCTCAAGCGAAAATTTCGGATATTTCTGTAGGGATGCAGCAGCGTGTTGAAATTTTGAAAACCCTGTACAGAGGTGCAGAAATTCTGATTTTTGATGAACCGACTGCCGTGCTTACACCTCAGGAAATTAAAGAACTAATTTCCATCATGAAGGCTTTGATTAAAGAGGGGAAATCCATTATTTTGATTACCCACAAGCTGAAAGAAATTATGGAAGTGTGCCACAAAGTCACCGTTATCCGAAAAGGAGAGGGCATCGGAACGGTTTTAGTATCGGAAACGAACCCGAATGAACTTGCATCTCTTATGGTCGGACGGGAAGTGCTGTTTACGACGGCGAAAACACCGGCTGTGCCTAAAGATACGGTACTTGAAGTGAAAGATCTCGTAGTGAAGGACTCAAGGCAGGTAACGGCAATTGATTCACTGTCATTGAACGTAAAAGCAGGAGAAATTGTTGGAATTGCCGGGGTGGATGGCAATGGCCAAACGGAATTGATTGAAGCGATTACCGGACTTAGAAAGCATGAATCAGGCTCCATCCTTTTAAACGGAAAAGAAATTTCCCGCCTGAATCCGAGAAAAGTGGCTGAATCCGGTGTCGGGCATATACCTCAGGACCGCCACAAGCATGGTCTCGTTTTGGATTTCTCTATTGGTGAAAACATGGTGCTTCAAACGTATTATCAGAAGCCTTTCTCGAAAACGGGGATTCTGAAGTTTAAAGAAATTTTCAAAAAAGCAGAAAAGCTTATCGAAGAATTTGATGTTCGTACACCGAGCTCCACTACCCCTGCAAGGGCTCTTTCTGGAGGAAATCAGCAAAAAGCCATTATTGGGCGCGAAGTGGACCGTGATCCTGATCTGCTGATTGCTGCCCAGCCGACAAGGGGTCTGGATGTAGGAGCCATTGAATTTATTCATAGACGCCTCATTGAGCAGCGGGATAAAGGGAAAGGCATTCTGCTTGTATCGTTTGAGCTGGATGAAATTATGAATGTTAGCGACCGGATAGCCGTGCTGTATGAAGGAAAAATAGTCGCGATTGTGAAACCGGAAGAAACGACAGAGCAGGAACTTGGTTTACTCATGGCAGGAAGCAAGCTTAAGGGGAAAGGTGTGACATCATGA
- a CDS encoding ABC transporter permease, which translates to MSLLQALQIIIPTALFVAAPLILTALGGVFSEKSGVVNIGLEGLMVVGAFTGIVFNLSFAETFGTLTPWLSLLAAMIASALFSVLHAVATITFRADQVVSGVAINFLALGLTLFLVKNIYDKGQTDRIQESFDIIDIPLLSKIPVIGPLFFSNGYITSYIAILLSVLVWYVIYKTPFGLRLRAVGEHPMAADTMGINVTKMRYIGVILSGALAGIGGSIYATIISRDFSHATISGQGFMALAAMIFGKWHPLGAMGAALFFGLAQGISIVGGSIPFLKDIPEVYLLITPYVLTILALTGFIGRADAPKALGTPYIKGKR; encoded by the coding sequence ATGAGCTTACTTCAGGCACTGCAGATTATTATACCTACCGCTCTATTTGTAGCGGCTCCTCTTATTCTGACCGCTTTAGGCGGGGTATTCAGTGAAAAATCAGGTGTTGTAAATATTGGTCTTGAAGGGCTGATGGTCGTTGGGGCATTTACCGGGATTGTTTTTAATCTATCCTTTGCTGAAACCTTCGGCACCCTGACTCCATGGCTTTCCCTGCTCGCTGCGATGATTGCGAGCGCCCTGTTTTCTGTGCTGCATGCCGTTGCAACGATTACGTTTCGTGCAGATCAGGTAGTCAGCGGGGTAGCCATTAACTTTCTCGCTTTAGGCTTAACCCTGTTTCTCGTAAAAAACATTTACGATAAGGGACAAACAGACCGCATTCAGGAAAGTTTCGATATTATTGACATTCCGCTTTTAAGTAAGATTCCGGTGATCGGACCGCTGTTTTTCAGCAACGGCTATATCACGTCCTACATTGCGATCCTGCTCTCTGTCCTCGTTTGGTATGTGATTTACAAAACGCCATTCGGCTTAAGGCTGAGAGCGGTCGGTGAGCATCCGATGGCAGCAGATACGATGGGAATCAATGTGACCAAAATGAGATACATCGGTGTCATATTGTCAGGTGCCCTTGCGGGGATCGGCGGATCCATCTATGCCACCATTATTTCAAGGGATTTCAGCCATGCTACCATCAGCGGACAGGGGTTTATGGCTCTGGCAGCCATGATCTTCGGAAAATGGCATCCGCTTGGCGCGATGGGGGCTGCCCTATTCTTTGGATTGGCACAGGGGATCAGTATTGTTGGCGGATCCATCCCGTTTTTGAAAGATATCCCGGAAGTGTACCTGCTTATCACACCGTACGTGCTGACGATCCTTGCATTGACAGGTTTCATCGGACGGGCAGATGCGCCGAAGGCTTTGGGAACACCTTATATTAAAGGCAAAAGATAA